ACAGCGTGGCTTGTGATATCATGAAGTATAACAGCGTGGCTTGTGATATCATGAAGTATAACAGCGTGGCTTGTGATATCATGAAGTATAACAGCGTGGCTTGTGATATCATGAAGTATAACAGCGTGGCTTGTGATATCATGAAGTATAACAGCGTGGCTTGTGATATCATGAAGTATAACAGCGTGGCTTGTGATATCATGAAGTATAACAGCGTGGCTTGTGATATCATGAAGTATAACAGCGTGGCTTGTGATATCATGAAGTATAACAGCGTGGCTTGTGATATCATGAAGTATAACAGCGTGGCTTGTGATATCATGAAGTGTAACAGCGTGGCTTGTGATATCATGAAGTATACCAATGATATATATTCTGTTCGCGTTTTAATCTTTTTATACGAGTCAACAGTTTTTAtcttgaaaataaaataaaatatagttAGATATCTAAGACTATGGCTgttatgtatcatatacataacCGTATATTATTCCAGAGCGGTTTAGGAGGATTTTTGGGGTCAAAGATGTTCAACATGTCATCATATTTCTTAATTGTCCCAGCGTCAGGTTTTCGTGTCTGATTTGATAAAATTTctgtttaaaagtttttttttctaagttattGAAGATCAGGAAACTTACAAGGATAGCGTTTACGATAAGAAAGGAATTGCCCGAATTTCTTTTTAAGTTCAGTACGACACAACTACGCATCTTGGACGATGTTATGTTATGAACGATTTGCTCGATATGTTCAAAACCCAATTACACAAAAGCAAACTATGTATTCAACATATTGATATTTCATGTTGTTTCATTTTCTTAAGAATATAAAGACTACTCGCGCTCTGTTTCTTGAAAATCTTTGTCTCATTCTCATATATAACACATGAGGTGAGGTGAATTACGTCTAAGACAGGCTTAGATTTGGTTTATAGAAGTTACCCCGTGATAGACCATCTAAGAGAGAATGGCGACCCCAAACTATTGTATTTGCTGCactgatttattttcttttccctcttgaTACCCTTCTTCGTTTCCTTTTGCTGTTTGTGATTCAAagctttctttattttttcaacaAGATAGTTATAATGTACATCATTAATTTCTATGTCTATTTCTTCTTTCGTTTTTCGTAATTAACTACGTTTTACTCGTTTCCCGTTTTAATCATGATTAGATCGAGCTGAGGTAACTAATTATTGTAAGATAACTGAATCTCGTTTAATAATTGTATCTCttctatgatcatatatatatatatatatatatatatatatatatatatatatatatatatatatatatatatatatatatatatatatatattttacaggtGCAGTGGGCTTGGAAGTATGGCCCTCATACATAGTGAGAGTGCATGTTACTTTAAGAATTATGCTTGACACCTGAATAAGTTCAGAATTTTCCGGTTGTTGGCTGTTGCTTGACGTTGATGGCCATAAGAACCGTGGCTGTTGATGTGTCTGaagcccagacaaccaaccaactcgGCATCTGTAGACTTATTCAAGTTAAAAagtcattctttcctctgttgccATCCTTCTGTTGTGATGAAGTGGGATCCCTTTGACGTGTTGTAAAGATCTATTTTCATTTATGCCAACCATGTACCTCCAGATGACACTTCGAGAACACTTGATCAGTGGACGAGCGACGAAGACACTTCAGGGCGAGAATCTATGGCTACAGGTCCCCTGCTGGGCCTCCTGCAGTCTCACCATCAGGAGTACGAAGGGTCATCCTCTGGCGACTTCGTAGACCCAAGTGATTATCCCAGTCCCGATACCAATTTTCATCCTGAAGGCGACTTAGACCCCGGCGACCCCACGGAAAACGGCGActacgacgaagacgacgaagacgacgattACGAGAACGATCTCGACCTGGACTCTGAAGAGGACGAGGACGTGAGTAAGGAGACCCAGGCTAACAACGGCCGCGTGAAACGGAAAATAATGCTGGGCGGAGGTGGTAGCTACAGCGGCGTGAGCCGTCGGCGTGGCGGGGGAGACCCGTACGGCCGCCGTAGGGATAACCACAACTACCACGGCCCTGACTACGGCAGCTACTACGATTCCTGGCCTTACCGAGACAGGACCGATTTCGACTACAGCAGCACCTACAGCACCGCACAGACCACCAGTTCCTCCTCCGCCTTGGGCTCAAGCGCCTCTGACAACTCGAACTCAGGCGTGGTGTACGGCACCCCGGTGGGTTCATCGGCCTCTTCCATCACCGGAACATCGAGGTCGTCCGGCGTCCCGCGCTCGTACGGCAACGTGCGTTCCTCCCTCATCGAGCCCGATGTACCCAGCACTTCGGGAAGAAAGAGCAAGACAGGTCGACGCGAAATCAAGAAAAAGATGTCCAAAATACTGAAGTGGGAGATCGCTGAGTACGCCATTAAGCACGGGACTCACCGGGCAGCAGAGCACTACGCCGAAATCGTCGACCGGAGACTCACACCGAAAAAGATCGAGAAGTTCGTGAATCGTTACCAGAAGAGGCGTCAGAAAACCCAGAAACGCAAGATGTAGAATCGTTTCTGAAATACAGTAGAGGATTCGGAAGGATGCCAGGCCCAGAGGCAGCTCTTGATTACTGTAGTTAGGCAAGTCTCCACGTGTTCTAACACAGCCGATTTGCCTCCCAATGGATCTTGTGACGATCCGGTCATCTGAAGGTTCTTCGGGTACTTGCTTTGAGTCTTCGAAGCGGCAGACTCGACTCTTTTGAGTACTAGCAAAAGGTGAGTGTGAAGCATTACCAGGGACGATGTTTCATTCTCATCCTTGCATGTATGTATAATTTATGATATTAGGTGTAATGATACCTCACAGAACTGTAGTACCTGTATCTTTACTGCTAAAAAACTGCAATATATGCGTATGTTTTACCTTTAATGACTGTCGGCTTTTGTGTGGTAGAGAGTTGGAATTACACGTAAAATATAAGATGATTTTGTTGCTGAGGTTTATTTACTGAACTGTCAGTCGACGGCACAGGAAtgcccctgtctctctctctctctctctgtctcccatcTCTTATGTGATCTTCAGCCttaagaaaaacaataaaacaacaactTCTACCTCGTCCTCGATGTATTGGTAGAGCTTCTGACGAGAgctagcttgcttgcttgcctgcctcccTTGCGGCCGACTGACGTTGATGTAGGTTTAGTGATCTGTATACGCATGCCTGCTTCACGTGTCCGTGTGTTCTGCTGAAcatgttgtgttgatgatgatcgAGAGCTGAGGTTGTCAAAGAGTGTCGACGACTTTCCCCCCGCTTCCTACCCAGACCTGGAAGATCATTAATGTGATACCGTTGACGCTTTGAAGGTTCGTGTAGGGGTCGTGTGGCCAGCActgttccatcatttctctccagaATCCAGCAAGGTGATTGTAGTTGCTTCACTTCAGGTGGATTTCTGTACATTACGGAGAGTATAGGGAAAAGAGGATATTCTTTTTGTAAAGGTGACGAGTATGCACTCATGTACTGCATGTAGCTCACATTGTGATGGTAATAAGCAGAAGTAACGTATATGATATTCACATTATCTTAAACTGTAGAAAGAGAGGCAAAAGGTTTCATGTTAGTATTATGTTGTACTCTTCCTCAGTAGTTTCGTATTCTTAAGATATTTATACTGATAGCTTTGTTAAGTCAAACTTAATCAACTTCTTACCCGCTTAGGTTATGATGATTTAATCCCTTGGGCACAATGATGtaacccctccctctcacttcaagtACCACTACACTCCTTCACGACGGTGATTAAACTTGTGatcatgattaataatgataataaaaaaaagaatatgagatgAGTGTTATGATGTTATACTCAGAAAACCGTGATTTTTAACCCCCCTTAAACTCACGAAGAGAGTGGATAACCTCCTTGCAAGACGCAGTGTTACGTCATCGTGAACAACCCATGCACTATGAATATGTTTCACGGGAGCGACAAAACTGGCTCTCCTAATTGTGTAGCTTAATGGCAATTGTAACTATATGATGCTTGTCCCCTCTTGGAAGGGAACAGCCCCTCTTTCTGTTACTGGTGATTAGAAGGGAACAACCCTCTCTCCCTGTTAACTGAATGATTAGTTTGGTATAGTTATGACATAGTGCTGCCAATAATTCCTTGGCTGACAATGTATATTTAGTAAAAAAATACTGGAGCAATGAAAGATCTTTTATCCTAATCGCAAAATATATTGACATTaccgcagtatatatatatatatatatatatatatatatatatatatatatatatatatatatatatatatatatatatatacaatccctggggataggggagaaagaatacctcccacgtattccctgcatgtcgtagaaggcgactaaaagggaagggagcggggggctggaaatcttcccctctcattttttttttcttaatattccaaaggaaggaacagagaagggggccgggtgaggatattccctcagaggcccagtcctctgttcttaacgctacctcgctgaggcgggaaatggcgaatagtatgaaagaaaaagatatatatatatatatatatatatatatatatatatatatatatatatatatatatatatatatatatatatatatatatatatatatatgtgtgtgtgtgtgtgtgtgtgtgtgtgtgtgtgtgtgtgtgttttccagttCTATTCTTGCTCGTGGTCATACCTCAAAGCGAAAAGTCACcatggcaaggctgtatcattggagtGCGGGGGTCGTCAAagtactccaaaggagtctacatttccatgccactagaagtagcgcagctttgggctgtCGGAGCCCTTAGAAATATCTCACTGATAGTTGCTCCGGAATACCCTTCTCCAGGAGCATCACAGATGCATCGTTACTTtccgtagcagggaaatgataagacTCCGTTGGAGTGCGACATTCTTCAACGAGATCGTAGTCCAAGTGACACAGCCTCGCTAaaagtgtaacctcgagcaggcggagttcgCTAGCACCCAATAGATGGAATTAcgtcaccacataccacacctgaGACCCTTCGACATACGGCAAGAACAACTGTTGTCAAAGAAGCACACAGGTTAACTCTAGCCGACATAGGGCAAGAACACCTGCTACCAAGAAGCCACAGGTTCACTGTAGCCTAGCCTATGTCTGGCTTGCTCACAGCACGGGCGTAATATGGCAAATGGTGAGGGAGCCGTATGAATTCATGTCTACGTGTTCTACGTGTCACAGACCAGATGTGGGAACTCACGTTATGAAAGTGGTATTCCGAACATCATACCAAAGGAAGAAGGATTTTTACTGACTTCATTTCGACTTTGGAAATCCTGTCTGGTTAGAGAAACAAGCTTCTCATTGCAGTTGAATTCTCGGCCGTAAATTAGGAGAGGCTGCATAAAGCTTATGCAGTAGAGCCTTCAATCATTGGTTCAAGTGCTATTTAGTAAGATTTGATCTGGTAAATAAAAGATTTcattattcttatgtatatcattttatttatctcattatctattttttttttttttttgcgtgaaaATTACCATTATGAAGAAGCTCCTGTCCAGAAGGGATATTTAGACTGTTGACCGATGAGTTATCTAGATACCTTCACACGACTGCAGGTAGCCTATCATAACCAAATGCAGGGGGAGCGTGTCCTCGGCTTTTAGCCACTTGAtaatgacgtacacacacacacacacacacacacacacacacatatatatatatatatatatatatatatatatatatatatatatatatatatatatatatatatatatatatatatatgtatatgaaatccGCTTACAGGACTTTCTGAATCCTAAAGACGACACATGGCACACTCCTGGTAaagtaagaaaaggaaaagttatCTTAAGTATGTAGTGTAACGgcatgtgagtggtgggatggtgttagatgatgcagacagataaacAAGAACTCCTTGCGGACCATAGCTTCATAGCCCGGCTTCATAGCCCAGTGGGGGTGCCAGAGCTTCGCTGCGGACGCTTTCATCAGCCGCCATGAATGCTACACGGCCATAGGGCTGATGCCACCAGGCGTATACCTTACTACGCAGGAGGGAAGTGCCCCCGAAGATGATGGGTCTGTCAGACGTTGGACTATGGTTGACAAATTATGTTTATAAGGTCAGACAGTTCGTCACTACTGGACCTACAGTGAGGTTTTTAAGGCACAAGGGGTCTTACTACTGTGAAAGCCTTCTGCTCCAAATGGTTTTGAGGCGCGAAGAGACCATTATTGGAATTTTGTAACAGTAGATGACCAGTGGAGAAGTGCCACATGGACACATCTCATTTCAAGGTACGAGGTAAATAAAACGCGTAAAATTGACTGTCATCCATTACATATTTTTACATTTCTGCCCATTTTCCACGTCTGTTGGGACCTGTGGATGAAACTGCGATTATCAACTTCCTCTACCGTGTCTTGAGTCCCCCCTGCACTGTACAGGTAAGGCGGGGCCTCTGTTGATCATCGCTTGGGAAGCTCCCTGTTGGTGCGGTTCCTGCCCGTTGAGTGCGCCATATCAGTGAACGCAGGCGCGCTAGGGAGGTACCAATCCCTCACATTTTGTGCGTTTCTCCGTGTGTTTGAGAGGCgttatttcatctattttttttttctcgtgataAGGATGATCGTCCCTAGAACAGCATATTCTTCTGCTCACCTCAGCAGCCCTCCTGGCTTGTGTTCTAAAAGCTGTGGAGCTGTTATAAAGtcgaagaggtggtggtggcgcctacctcacctccacccagaGCTCCCCCATGGCTAGTTAGCTTATTTTCATGGGGAGTGAGGATCTGCTACCCATCCATGGATCTTTTAACCGTTGTATGGTAATGGATTTATCGaccatcaagacacacacacaacgcagttGTACGATTGGCTGTCGCGTCAACGGTATATGAAGATTCCAGTCGTTATATTTGTAATGTACCAGCAATGGAATATATTCTCTTACGTATTGACCTGGGTCATAAGGTGGACGACTGCGTCGACCGTCTGAGGCTCCACGAGCATTGTTGCTTCAAAAACCGGGAGACGTTAGAGGTAGACCAAACCCATGGTCTGACTGGTGATCGATAGACGGAAGAGAGTGTCTGGCCTTAACTGGCTTGGGTGATAGATTGATAACAGTGAGTGTCTGGCCTTAACTGGCTTGGGTGATAGATAGATGACAGTGAGTGTCTGGCCTTAACTGGCTTGGGTGATAGATAGATGACAGTGAGTGTCTGGCCTTAACTGGCTTGGGAGCAGTAACCTTGCATGGATGCCTGGCCGACTGGACAAATCGCCAACTCCTGGAAACAAGAACCACAGCGCAGCCGCTCATGTTGTGAAGGCTGCGAGGCACAGGTTCTGCATTGTGCCGCCCTCCCCCTGCGTCAGTTTATAAGTAGATTTTGCTTATCTCAGCATATGTTTTATAAGTATATTGAGTGGAATACATATTTCTAAGAGTTGATAGATAGTCCATTTGGTGTACCAAAGACTTGGGTGCCAATCTTCACGCGGACGATGATGTCGTAGTGGGTCTGGATGAGAGAGGCGTGGGAAGACCAGGAACCACAAGTGATGATGAACGCGTCACCAGTAACATTACCACCAGAGGTAACGACGGAGCCAGTGTCATGCCCGAAGGACTCGTGAGTCACTGGACGTGAGGTCGACCTTCgaacccacacaaccacctctccccctaccccctcacacacacacacacacacacacacacacacacacacacacacaaacccgttGTGAGTGCAACATCGAACCCAGACGCCCACGCGCGGTGCCAGTAATAAAGCAGAGACCTCCTGGAACCTCCTCACTCGGCAGCGAGAGGGGAAACTACAGAGAATTCTTATTAGAAGGTAATGGAAGCGCGAACGAGGTAGTGAGGGCAGGGGCGATGGATGgcgcgcatgagagagagagagagagagagagagagagagagagagagagagagagagagagagagagagagagagagaggtgtgtgtgtgtgtgcggtgttaACTCCCCGAGATAAGCCCCAGCAATAAAGGCGAGTTTCCTGACCTTTGTGTGAAGCGTTACATAATGCGGTGCCAGCTGGGTAATGGAGGACATCCGCCACGACCTCCGAGGTGTCACTGTTGCCACATTAGCGGCCGCGGTGGGTGATACTGTATCGAGGTGGAGAGGAGCGCTAGACCTGCCGATATACAACGGAGGGTTTCGACTTCGGGGCAGCCGCTTGCTGCttgggtgtgtgtgcgcgcgcgcgcgcgtgtgtgtgtgggtgtgtgtgtgtgtgtgtgtgtgtgttaggtctcTGTCGCAGGTTAAGTGACCGCCTGTAAGAGGAGGTCAGCTCGTGGTGGGGCGCGGAATGCCTTCCCTAAGGTGCATGAGTACCACGTGCAGTGTATGGGGTGCTCCAGCTGCATTAGAGTACCACgtgcagtgcgtgtgtgtgtgtgtatgtctgtggtgcTCTGTATGCACTAGAGTACcgcgtgcagtgtgtgtgtggtgctccagCTGCACGAGAGTACCatgtgcagtgtgtgtggtgctccagCTACACTAGAGTACTACGCGTAGTGTTTGTGTGGTGCTCCAGCTCTACTAGAGTACCACGTGCAGTGCGTGTGTGGCTCCCGCTGCACAAGAGTACCATGTGCAGTGTGCGTGGTGCTCCAGCTGCACTAGATTACCACGTGCAGTGTGTGGTGCTCCAGCTGCACTAGAGTACCGAGTGCAGTCTTTGGTGCTCCAGCTGCACAAGAGTACCACATGTAGTGTGTATGGTACTCCAGCTGCACTAGAGTACCACGTGCAGTGTGTGGTGCTCCAGCTGCACAAGAGTACCACATGTAGTGTGTATGGTACTCCAGCTGCACAAGAGTACCACGTGCAGTGTGTGATGCTCCAGCTGCACTAGAGTACCGAGTGCAGTCTGTGGTGCTCCAGCTGCACAAGAGTACCACATGTAGTGTGTATGGGTACTCCAGCTGCACTAGAGTACCACGTGCAGTGTGTGGTGCTCCAGCTGCACAAGAGTACCACATGTAGTGTGTATGGTACTCCAGCTGCACTAGAGTACCACGTGCAGTGTGTGGTGCTCCAGCTGCACTAGAGTACCGAGTGCAGTCTGTGGTGCTCCAGCTGCACAAGAGTACCACATGTATTGTGTATGGTACTCCAGCTGCACTAGAGTACCACGTGCAGTGTGTGGTGCTCCAGCTGCACTAGAGTACCGAGTGCAGTCTGTGGTGCTCCAGCTGCACAAGAGTACCACATGTAGTGTGTATGGGTACTCCAGCTGCACTAGAGTACCACGTGCAGTGTGTGGTGCTCCAGCTGCACTAGAGTACCGAGTGCAGTCTGTGGTGCTCCAGCTGCACAAGAGTACCACATGTAGTGTGTATGGTACTCCAGCTGCACTAGAGTACCACGTGCAGTGTGTGGTGCTACAGCTGCACAAGAGTACCACATGTAGTGTGTATGGTACTCCAGCTGCGCTAGAGTACCACGTGCAGTGTGTGGTGCTCCAGCTGCACTAGAGTACCAGATGTAATGTGTGTGGTGCTCCTGCTGCACTAGGGTGTACCACGTGAAGTTCTGTGTGTGGTGCTCCAGCTGCACAAGTCATCCTGCTAATGGGAGTATAAGATCCCGTGCGCCTCTTTCTAACCCGGAGCCATAAATATACATGACGCTCCAGGCGTGCTATGACGCCTGTCCGTGAATGAGGAAATAAGGATAAGGGGGTGGCTGTTAAAGTAaacggaggaggggggtggggtgatatgtgtgggacagggagggaggggaaggtgcgtCACATCTCTGACAAGACATCACCCCCCCCTGACCATGCCCCAGGTCGGGACTTGCTTCCCCTTCACCTATACCCCAGGACAAGACATCCTCCCCCCTAACCATGCCCCAGGTCGGGacttccttcccccttcacctATACCCCAGGACAAGACGTCCTCCCCCCTAACCATGCCCAGGTCGGGACTTCCCCCCGCCTCACCATACCACAAGGCAAGAATTCCCCCACCTAACCATGCCCAGGTCGGGACACTTTCCCCCTCTCACCATACCCCAGGACAAGACATGCCTTCCTTCCTGTGTTTTTCGCTCGCGGGCGACCCGCGTCCACCGTCGGCGTTTTCGGCCAAGACGGACCAATTTGGCACTGCAGGATGTTATGGTTTAAGCACCCGCTCAGCGCCCTCCGTCATATCCTCTAACCCGCATTCTACTGTCGAGGACGTCACGCCGCAGCTGCCGCTTCCTGAGGCCGACCATAAAATTCCACGAATGTGGCTGTCTCCCGCCCTCTCTTAGCGGTAACCGGGGCTGGTATCCCCACCCCCGAGTTGTCGTCTGCGTCATTCATTCATTCTAGGAGGGAGATGATTACCCTTGTGGCGATGGGCGACCCGGAGGTATATAACGTTGGTGGAGGCGGCAGGGATTCAGTTGAGTCTTGCATTCTGCACCACGATGTCCagggtggtgttggcggtggtggtggtcaccgctgcctgcctccctccgctTTCTCTAACTCACCACCACGCACTTGAGTCGCCACCGTATgaccaccctcctgccccgctCCGCCCGTTGCCTGCCTCAGGTGAGCGATAGTACCCACAGGTCACAGCACGGGCCACCGCGCACTTCACCACGCCCGGCGTGGTCCCCGTCCGCTATGCGGTCGCGAGTGGGTTTCGCCGGAGACCGGTCGCTCTGACATTCATTATGAAGCGGGGAAGACTGACTAGAAAACGCCGGAGGAAGAAAACTGTGGACGAAAAGCAGCGGTTCAGACAGTTGTGGGGCATGCCAGGTGCGGTAATAACACGCAGGTATGGTCAGCTGAACGGCAGCAAGTGAGGAAGCAAGTGTATGATACACGACAACAGTAGGCAAAGACAGTCAGCTGCTGTGCACCACGGCGACAGGTGGGACAGTCAGATGTGGCTAAACAGCAGCAGGACACCCGTGGCAAGCAGCAAGAAcagtaaagaaaacggaaaaaaagagatataaacaGGTAGATTGTCTGTTGTAACCCACAACAACAGGTAAAAGAACCGTGGTAGATAAGAACATGTAAGGGAGTCATTGTATTCAAACAACTACAGGTAAGTTAGTTGTGTCAGGAACGGTGGCTTAGAAtacgtctgaggtaaacaatggcaGCAGATGAGACAGCAGATAAGAACCTTGTGTCAATGAACAGTAGATGATCAACAGCAGATAAGAGGGTCAGCTGTGGTAATGAACGGGTGGTAGGAGACTGTTCTGGCAACCATGGAAAGCAGATATAACTGTCAACTTTAAGTACacatcaacagaaaacgggacgGGATAGAAAGATTCAATAGTGTGTGGGATGagacagaaagatagaaagaTCCAGTAGGTTGTGGGATAGAACAGA
This Panulirus ornatus isolate Po-2019 chromosome 29, ASM3632096v1, whole genome shotgun sequence DNA region includes the following protein-coding sequences:
- the LOC139758084 gene encoding uncharacterized protein, with protein sequence MRLEVQLSGVAGVMMLALQLVAAAAVFLSVATAQMSVILDDTSRTLDQWTSDEDTSGRESMATGPLLGLLQSHHQEYEGSSSGDFVDPSDYPSPDTNFHPEGDLDPGDPTENGDYDEDDEDDDYENDLDLDSEEDEDVSKETQANNGRVKRKIMLGGGGSYSGVSRRRGGGDPYGRRRDNHNYHGPDYGSYYDSWPYRDRTDFDYSSTYSTAQTTSSSSALGSSASDNSNSGVVYGTPVGSSASSITGTSRSSGVPRSYGNVRSSLIEPDVPSTSGRKSKTGRREIKKKMSKILKWEIAEYAIKHGTHRAAEHYAEIVDRRLTPKKIEKFVNRYQKRRQKTQKRKM